A DNA window from Oxyura jamaicensis isolate SHBP4307 breed ruddy duck unplaced genomic scaffold, BPBGC_Ojam_1.0 oxyUn_random_OJ72964, whole genome shotgun sequence contains the following coding sequences:
- the TRIM62 gene encoding E3 ubiquitin-protein ligase TRIM62 isoform X2 codes for MACSLKDELLCSICLSIYQDPVSFGCEHYFCRRCITEHWVRQEPQGARDCPECRRTFAEPTLAPSLKLANIVERYSAFPLDAILGAQRSPFPCKDHEKVKLFCLTDRAVVCFFCDEPAVHEQHQVTNVDDAFEELQRELKEQLQGLQESERGHTEALHLLKRQLAETKSSAKSLRATIGEAFERLHRLLRERQKAMLEELEADTARTLTDIEQKIQRYSQQLRKVQEGSQILQERLAEADKHAFLAGVASLSERLKGKIHETNLTYEDFPTSKYMGPLQYTIWKSLFQDIHPAAAGLAPALRRGGVGAGRGGFWRRRALLGGGGVREDAVDDRAGARGRHPQGQHPDPAQPGLLLHRHARREPVQRLHRALDPAQRQEQAGEGGRLPGL; via the exons ATGGCTTGCAGCCTGAAGGACGAGCTGCTGTGCTCCATCTGCCTGAGCATCTACCAGGACCCGGTGAGCTTCGGCTGCGAGCACTACTTCTGCCGGCGGTGCATCACCGAGCACTGGGTGCGCCAGGAGCCCCAGGGCGCCCGGGACTGCCCCGAGTGCCGGCGCACCTTCGCCGAGCCCACCCTGGCGCCCAGCCTCAAGCTGGCCAACATCGTGGAGCGCTACAGCGCCTTCCCCCTGGACGCCATCCTGGGGGCCCAgcgcagccccttcccctgcaaGGACCACGAGAAGGTCAAGCTCTTCTGCCTCACCGACCGCGCCGTCGTCTGCTTCTTCTGCGACGAGCCCGCCGTGCACGAGCAGCACCAGGTCACCAACGTGGACGATGCCTTcgaggagctgcag CgggagctgaaggagcagctccagggccTGCAGGAGAGCGAGCGAGGCCACACCGAGGCCCTGCACCTCCTCAAGCGGCAGCTGGCAGAGACCAAG TCGTCGGCCAAGAGCCTGCGGGCGACCATCGGGGAGGCCTTTGAGCGGCTGCACCGGCTGCTGCGGGAGCGGCAGAAGGCgatgctggaggagctggaggcggACACGGCGCGGACGCTGACCGACATCGAGCAGAAGATCCAGCGCTACAGCCAGCAGCTGCGCAAggtgcaggagggcagccagaTCCTGCAGGAGCGCCTGGCCGAGGCCGACAAGCACGCCTTCCTGGCCGGCGTCGCCTCCTTGTCCGAGAG GCTCAAGGGGAAGATCCACGAGACCAACCTCACCTACGAGGACTTTCCTACCTCCAAGTACATGGGCCCGCTGCAGTACACCATCTGGAAGTCTCTCTTCCAGGACATCCACCCGG CCGCTGCAGGACTCGCCCCGGCGCTTCGACGTGGAGGTGTCGGTGCTGGGCGCGGAGGCTTTTGGCGGCGGCGTGCACTactgggaggtggtggtgtccGAGAAGACGCAGTGGATGATCGGGCTGGCGCACGAGGCCGTCACCCGCAAGGGCAGCATCCAGATCCAGCCCAGCCGGGGCTTTTACTGCATCGTCATGCACGACGGGAACCAGTACAGCGCCTGCACCGAGCCCTGGACCCGGCTCAACGTCAAGAGCAAGCTGGAGAAGGTGGGCGTCTTCCTGGACTATGA
- the TRIM62 gene encoding E3 ubiquitin-protein ligase TRIM62 isoform X1, whose product MACSLKDELLCSICLSIYQDPVSFGCEHYFCRRCITEHWVRQEPQGARDCPECRRTFAEPTLAPSLKLANIVERYSAFPLDAILGAQRSPFPCKDHEKVKLFCLTDRAVVCFFCDEPAVHEQHQVTNVDDAFEELQRELKEQLQGLQESERGHTEALHLLKRQLAETKSSAKSLRATIGEAFERLHRLLRERQKAMLEELEADTARTLTDIEQKIQRYSQQLRKVQEGSQILQERLAEADKHAFLAGVASLSERLKGKIHETNLTYEDFPTSKYMGPLQYTIWKSLFQDIHPVPAALTLDPGTAHQRLILSDDCTIVAYGNLHPQPLQDSPRRFDVEVSVLGAEAFGGGVHYWEVVVSEKTQWMIGLAHEAVTRKGSIQIQPSRGFYCIVMHDGNQYSACTEPWTRLNVKSKLEKVGVFLDYDKGLLIFYNADDMSWLYTFREKFPGKLCSYFSPGQSHANGKNVQPLRINTVRI is encoded by the exons ATGGCTTGCAGCCTGAAGGACGAGCTGCTGTGCTCCATCTGCCTGAGCATCTACCAGGACCCGGTGAGCTTCGGCTGCGAGCACTACTTCTGCCGGCGGTGCATCACCGAGCACTGGGTGCGCCAGGAGCCCCAGGGCGCCCGGGACTGCCCCGAGTGCCGGCGCACCTTCGCCGAGCCCACCCTGGCGCCCAGCCTCAAGCTGGCCAACATCGTGGAGCGCTACAGCGCCTTCCCCCTGGACGCCATCCTGGGGGCCCAgcgcagccccttcccctgcaaGGACCACGAGAAGGTCAAGCTCTTCTGCCTCACCGACCGCGCCGTCGTCTGCTTCTTCTGCGACGAGCCCGCCGTGCACGAGCAGCACCAGGTCACCAACGTGGACGATGCCTTcgaggagctgcag CgggagctgaaggagcagctccagggccTGCAGGAGAGCGAGCGAGGCCACACCGAGGCCCTGCACCTCCTCAAGCGGCAGCTGGCAGAGACCAAG TCGTCGGCCAAGAGCCTGCGGGCGACCATCGGGGAGGCCTTTGAGCGGCTGCACCGGCTGCTGCGGGAGCGGCAGAAGGCgatgctggaggagctggaggcggACACGGCGCGGACGCTGACCGACATCGAGCAGAAGATCCAGCGCTACAGCCAGCAGCTGCGCAAggtgcaggagggcagccagaTCCTGCAGGAGCGCCTGGCCGAGGCCGACAAGCACGCCTTCCTGGCCGGCGTCGCCTCCTTGTCCGAGAG GCTCAAGGGGAAGATCCACGAGACCAACCTCACCTACGAGGACTTTCCTACCTCCAAGTACATGGGCCCGCTGCAGTACACCATCTGGAAGTCTCTCTTCCAGGACATCCACCCGG TGCCGGCGGCGCTGACGCTGGACCCCGGCACAGCCCACCAGCGCCTCATCCTCTCCGACGACTGCACCATCGTGGCTTACGGCAACCTGCACCCGCAGCCGCTGCAGGACTCGCCCCGGCGCTTCGACGTGGAGGTGTCGGTGCTGGGCGCGGAGGCTTTTGGCGGCGGCGTGCACTactgggaggtggtggtgtccGAGAAGACGCAGTGGATGATCGGGCTGGCGCACGAGGCCGTCACCCGCAAGGGCAGCATCCAGATCCAGCCCAGCCGGGGCTTTTACTGCATCGTCATGCACGACGGGAACCAGTACAGCGCCTGCACCGAGCCCTGGACCCGGCTCAACGTCAAGAGCAAGCTGGAGAAGGTGGGCGTCTTCCTGGACTATGACAAGGGGCTGCTCATCTTCTACAACGCCGACGACATGTCCTGGCTCTACACCTTCCGGGAGAAGTTCCCTGGCAAGCTCTGCTCCTACTTCAGCCCCGGGCAGAGCCACGCCAACGGCAAGAACGTCCAGCCCCTGCGCATCAACACTGTCCGCATCTAG